The proteins below come from a single Chryseobacterium capnotolerans genomic window:
- a CDS encoding GIY-YIG nuclease family protein, translating to MKQYFVYILRCSDNSYYTGVTNDIEVRLAQHQSGKFPESYTYKRRPVELVFFYVFNDIIQAIAFEKQVKGWSRKKKEAIINDNWDQLKELSVCHNKSHSDNFESKNQKGFDSAQPDTENK from the coding sequence ATGAAACAATATTTCGTGTATATTTTAAGATGTTCCGACAACTCCTATTATACAGGGGTTACCAATGATATTGAAGTGAGATTAGCTCAACATCAATCAGGTAAGTTTCCTGAAAGTTATACTTATAAAAGAAGACCGGTTGAACTAGTCTTCTTTTATGTATTTAATGACATTATTCAAGCAATAGCGTTTGAAAAACAAGTGAAAGGTTGGAGTAGAAAGAAAAAAGAAGCTATAATTAATGATAATTGGGATCAATTAAAAGAGTTGTCTGTTTGCCACAACAAAAGTCACTCTGATAATTTTGAGAGCAAAAATCAAAAAGGCTTCGACTCCGCTCAGCCTGACACTGAGAATAAGTAA
- a CDS encoding DUF4241 domain-containing protein: protein MTHIENIKKLFSKDFVESPLLESFEVGKIYLSSGKLVACDPLITNDMLPFSTEFPKGEFSVMLHKERDSNCVAYAEIIFNTSEIADWKLATTEGQHIKELAEGEVFGYPVESGMGCFMDVDTQKSLNELEQRLYHNKGGDFMGIYEEFFHEYFFDENGAIDQYAFLKPSESHPGTIFAFETGYGEGFYASYIAYDRNQSPVKIITEFIEIS from the coding sequence ATGACACATATAGAAAACATAAAAAAGCTATTTTCGAAGGACTTTGTAGAAAGCCCGTTATTAGAAAGCTTTGAAGTAGGGAAAATCTATCTTTCCAGTGGAAAGCTGGTCGCTTGTGATCCTTTAATCACCAATGATATGCTGCCTTTTTCTACAGAATTTCCAAAAGGAGAATTTTCTGTAATGCTGCATAAAGAGAGAGATAGTAATTGTGTAGCCTATGCAGAAATTATTTTTAATACTTCAGAAATTGCAGACTGGAAGCTGGCTACTACTGAGGGGCAGCATATAAAAGAACTGGCAGAAGGAGAAGTGTTTGGATATCCCGTAGAAAGCGGAATGGGCTGTTTCATGGATGTGGATACTCAAAAAAGTCTTAATGAACTGGAACAAAGGCTTTATCATAACAAAGGCGGAGATTTTATGGGAATATACGAAGAGTTTTTCCATGAGTATTTCTTTGATGAAAACGGAGCAATAGATCAATATGCATTTTTAAAGCCTTCAGAATCTCACCCGGGAACTATATTTGCTTTTGAGACCGGATATGGGGAAGGTTTTTATGCAAGCTATATTGCTTATGATAGAAATCAATCACCAGTGAAAATTATTACAGAATTTATTGAAATAAGTTAG
- a CDS encoding alpha/beta hydrolase family protein, which translates to MEKLILTTEDQASLAVHLFQSEKNNGKLLLINSATGVKQQVYFSFAQYFSEQGFTVITYDYRGIGLSKPENMKGFHGSMRIWGSKDYKTLTTYIKNKFPKHRKFCLGHSVGALILGMNEDSEMFEEFVFVGTQNAFVGNLRLKTKIEAYLGFGIVQPLTTSLLGYFPANWFGLGESLPKNCAYDWRTLILNKKSTNRLLEKIDDYSKNLTQKVFVIRAEDDVWLTEKGVLSLLNNTYPNLKPTYRLVKTAESEKKEIGHVNFFRSYNHKLWNIILNELID; encoded by the coding sequence ATGGAAAAACTAATACTTACCACAGAAGATCAAGCATCTTTGGCTGTTCATCTTTTTCAATCTGAAAAAAATAATGGAAAACTATTGCTCATCAACTCAGCAACGGGGGTAAAGCAGCAGGTTTATTTTTCTTTTGCCCAATATTTTTCAGAGCAGGGATTTACTGTGATTACTTATGATTACAGAGGAATAGGATTGTCTAAACCGGAAAATATGAAAGGGTTCCATGGATCTATGAGAATTTGGGGTTCAAAGGATTATAAAACACTTACAACATACATTAAAAATAAGTTTCCCAAGCATAGAAAGTTCTGTTTGGGACATTCGGTAGGAGCTTTGATTTTAGGAATGAATGAAGATTCTGAAATGTTTGAAGAATTTGTGTTTGTAGGAACTCAGAATGCATTTGTGGGAAATCTCAGGCTGAAGACAAAGATTGAAGCCTATCTGGGATTCGGAATTGTGCAGCCGTTAACGACTTCATTGTTAGGGTATTTTCCTGCAAATTGGTTTGGACTTGGAGAAAGTCTTCCAAAAAATTGTGCATATGATTGGAGAACCTTAATTTTAAACAAAAAATCAACCAACAGACTGTTGGAGAAGATTGATGATTATTCTAAAAATTTAACACAGAAAGTATTTGTTATTCGTGCTGAGGATGATGTCTGGCTGACAGAAAAAGGAGTTCTGAGTCTTTTAAACAATACTTATCCTAATCTTAAACCGACTTACAGGCTGGTGAAAACCGCAGAGTCCGAGAAAAAAGAAATCGGGCATGTTAATTTTTTTAGAAGCTATAATCACAAGCTCTGGAATATTATTTTAAATGAACTGATAGATTAA
- a CDS encoding HD domain-containing protein — MKSTINNTVEFVKEKLEGAEAGHDWFHIERVWKLAKKIAETEETCDPNVVELSALLHDIADPKFHNGDETIAPRISREFLENQNVPDETIEKVLFVIENISFKNRSQAPANPPLELKIVQDADRIDAIGAIGIARTFNFGGFKNNLMYDPNVQPDLNMSKEQYKKSNGTTINHFYEKLLLLKDLMNTEHGKKMAQERHDYMLNFLDQFYKEWNVD, encoded by the coding sequence ATGAAAAGTACGATTAACAATACCGTAGAATTTGTAAAGGAAAAATTAGAAGGAGCTGAAGCCGGACATGACTGGTTCCATATTGAAAGAGTATGGAAGCTTGCTAAAAAAATAGCAGAAACAGAAGAAACCTGCGATCCGAATGTAGTAGAATTATCTGCATTATTGCATGATATTGCAGATCCTAAATTTCATAATGGAGACGAAACTATAGCTCCAAGAATATCCAGAGAATTTTTAGAAAATCAAAATGTTCCTGATGAAACCATTGAAAAGGTTTTATTTGTGATTGAAAATATTTCATTTAAAAACAGAAGCCAGGCCCCTGCTAATCCACCACTTGAATTGAAAATTGTACAGGATGCCGACCGTATTGATGCTATTGGAGCAATTGGAATAGCAAGGACATTTAATTTTGGCGGTTTTAAAAATAATTTGATGTATGACCCCAATGTTCAGCCTGATTTGAATATGTCTAAAGAGCAATATAAAAAATCTAACGGGACAACAATCAATCATTTTTATGAAAAACTATTGCTGCTGAAGGATCTGATGAATACCGAACATGGGAAAAAGATGGCCCAGGAAAGACACGATTATATGCTGAATTTCCTTGATCAGTTCTATAAAGAGTGGAATGTAGATTAA
- a CDS encoding DUF72 domain-containing protein, which yields MKFGQVEDPSKIDFTLPKDHSRTKEILSLNKKGLENISIGCAKWNKTDLKGFYPKGTKDELTYYATQFNSIELNATFYGMPTPDQVKTWKEKTPENFKFFPKITNTVSHFRRLIDVIDPVTHFASAVINFDEKMGMAFLQLHDNFKPKDYDRLEKFVKEWPKEVPLAIELRNTEWFTNEEILNTTCELFEAYNITNIIVDTAGRRDMLHMRLTTPNAFIRYVGANAESDYERLDDWLKHLTQWKKEGLQNLYFFVHQNIEKASPLLSAYFIKKMNEEWKTDLHIPKMATESTGTLF from the coding sequence ATGAAATTCGGACAAGTAGAAGACCCTTCAAAAATAGACTTCACCCTTCCCAAAGATCATTCCAGAACCAAGGAAATTTTGAGCCTTAATAAAAAAGGACTGGAAAATATTTCGATCGGATGTGCCAAATGGAACAAAACAGATCTTAAAGGATTTTATCCTAAAGGAACCAAAGATGAGTTGACCTATTATGCCACCCAATTTAATTCCATCGAACTCAATGCAACCTTTTACGGAATGCCTACCCCGGATCAGGTAAAAACATGGAAGGAAAAAACTCCCGAAAACTTTAAATTCTTCCCTAAGATCACCAATACCGTTTCTCATTTCAGAAGGCTCATAGACGTTATAGATCCTGTTACTCATTTTGCTTCTGCTGTTATCAATTTTGATGAAAAAATGGGAATGGCTTTCCTTCAGCTTCATGATAACTTTAAGCCAAAAGATTACGACAGATTGGAAAAATTTGTAAAAGAATGGCCTAAAGAAGTTCCTCTTGCTATAGAGCTTAGAAATACGGAATGGTTTACCAATGAAGAAATCCTGAATACAACCTGTGAGCTGTTTGAAGCTTACAATATCACCAATATCATTGTAGATACTGCCGGAAGAAGAGATATGCTTCACATGCGCCTTACTACTCCCAATGCGTTTATACGATATGTAGGAGCCAATGCAGAGAGTGATTATGAAAGACTGGATGATTGGTTAAAACATCTTACCCAATGGAAAAAAGAAGGTCTTCAGAATCTCTATTTCTTCGTTCACCAGAACATTGAAAAAGCTTCCCCTCTCCTTTCTGCTTACTTCATCAAAAAAATGAATGAAGAGTGGAAAACTGACCTTCATATTCCCAAAATGGCCACTGAAAGTACTGGAACCTTATTTTAG
- a CDS encoding TonB-dependent receptor — MICAFALLSFGFAFSQETSSRIFGRLKGISSEVTVKIVHVPTNSTFETKSNNKGQFSLDNLQPGGPYKLEISDGSQVIYENPNLQLSLGSNDLPVVEIGNKEKTIDEVKITSKKTVVKNGVGISQAQISGLPNINRGIQDVTKLVPQSANNSFNGTNFRYNNVTIDGSINNDAIGFSPSLGGQTGTSGMPGSSTRSNSISLDAIQDVQVYIAPYDVKLGNFLGGSINAVTRSGSNDVTGSLYVYGRNAAITGRNRVGDNSKMPSDFSDFIYGGRVGLPVVRDKVFLFTNLEYTKRVDPIFYNANDPNALIDESTAQKISDFVQKKYGFNVGSFNGYNNFSESAKLFNKLDWKINDKHTLSIKNNTVFSQASNLERDGANFRFSSMDFVQKNTASTTTLELKSRFNDKWNNNLVVGYSSIHDYRDPTSGNAMFPQVEITHNGGTILLGNDREATVFNMKQKTFEITDNLTYKTGNHTFLLGTHNELYNINYGFVNALNGRISYKSLNDFYNGTPARVRGTYPFGGNSREDLFDNPYAQYKVNLLSLYLQDEINWGRVRLSPGVRVDYTDLPNKPQLSPLVNQSPQDPNLGNTYSYTPLSQLTNSYLNKPTLSPRLGFTIDVTEDRSVVLRGGSGIFVGRIPFAWLGYAYYNDGVGFGSYDINGPTTSQIAQYGDPLVGTNLPNWQNPTKDPKASKVQVDLIDNNFKMPRVWRSSLALDYTVAGYKLTLEGIYTKVLYDLKFQQVNKTDNVTYYSYDVNHEMPIYTTNINSKFSNAYLLSNTKEGYRYNLTAQISKSYHFGFNFFAAYTYGDAKDITNGIRNSMESNWQMNQSLTPNDPKLTTSNFAIKNRIVANLGYAFNISKSNKLYTNVYFNAQSGNPFSWGFVNSTIANTGQAAGLAYIFKDAAEAAKYIVPIKDGSGNIVVSAQQQVADYENFVNNNDYLKSRRGKFTERNGDTTPWNIQADIRIMDEIRLSEKSKNTIQISLSIINFTNLLNKDWGKVYFVPNTFNSTASVGLTKAGNIASGQPSAGDPTYNFKTPGPAYTIDQFASRFQAQLGVRYNF; from the coding sequence TTGATCTGTGCTTTTGCTTTGTTATCTTTTGGATTCGCATTCTCACAGGAAACCAGCTCTAGAATTTTTGGAAGACTAAAAGGAATTTCTTCTGAAGTTACGGTAAAGATCGTGCATGTCCCTACCAATAGTACCTTTGAAACCAAAAGTAATAATAAAGGGCAGTTTAGCTTAGATAATCTTCAGCCGGGAGGTCCTTATAAATTGGAAATATCTGACGGGTCACAGGTTATTTATGAAAATCCTAATTTACAGCTTTCATTAGGAAGTAATGATCTTCCCGTGGTAGAAATTGGAAACAAAGAGAAGACCATTGATGAAGTGAAGATCACTTCTAAAAAAACAGTTGTAAAAAACGGAGTTGGGATCAGTCAGGCACAGATTTCAGGGCTTCCTAATATCAACCGTGGAATTCAGGATGTTACCAAATTAGTTCCTCAAAGTGCCAATAATTCTTTTAATGGTACCAATTTCCGTTATAACAACGTTACGATTGATGGTTCCATCAACAACGATGCAATTGGTTTCAGCCCCTCTTTGGGAGGACAGACAGGAACGTCAGGGATGCCGGGAAGCAGTACGCGTTCCAATTCGATCAGTTTGGATGCTATTCAGGATGTACAGGTGTATATCGCTCCTTATGATGTAAAGCTTGGAAATTTTCTTGGCGGAAGTATCAATGCGGTGACCCGAAGCGGAAGTAATGATGTAACTGGTTCATTGTATGTGTATGGAAGAAATGCAGCGATCACAGGAAGAAACAGAGTGGGGGATAATTCTAAAATGCCAAGTGACTTCTCAGATTTTATTTATGGTGGAAGAGTAGGGCTGCCGGTAGTGAGGGATAAAGTGTTTTTATTTACAAACCTGGAGTATACGAAAAGGGTAGACCCCATATTTTATAATGCAAACGATCCTAATGCCCTGATTGATGAGTCTACAGCACAAAAAATATCAGATTTTGTACAAAAGAAATACGGGTTCAATGTGGGAAGTTTTAATGGATACAATAACTTTTCTGAAAGTGCTAAGCTTTTTAATAAGTTAGATTGGAAGATCAATGATAAGCATACTTTATCTATCAAAAATAATACGGTCTTTTCTCAGGCATCCAACCTTGAAAGAGATGGTGCTAATTTCAGGTTTTCAAGTATGGATTTTGTTCAGAAAAATACAGCATCCACAACTACACTTGAGTTGAAAAGCCGTTTTAATGATAAATGGAATAACAATTTGGTGGTTGGGTATTCTTCTATTCATGATTATAGAGATCCAACTTCTGGTAATGCGATGTTTCCACAAGTTGAAATTACTCATAACGGTGGAACTATTCTGTTAGGGAATGATAGGGAAGCCACTGTTTTCAACATGAAGCAGAAGACTTTCGAAATTACAGATAACTTAACTTATAAAACAGGGAATCATACTTTCTTACTGGGAACTCACAATGAGCTATATAATATCAACTATGGCTTTGTAAATGCTTTGAACGGAAGAATATCTTATAAATCATTAAACGATTTTTATAATGGTACTCCTGCAAGAGTAAGAGGAACTTATCCTTTTGGCGGGAACAGCAGAGAGGATCTTTTTGACAATCCGTATGCTCAATATAAAGTAAACCTTCTTTCCTTATATCTGCAGGATGAGATCAATTGGGGAAGAGTGAGACTTTCGCCAGGGGTAAGAGTAGATTATACAGATCTACCTAATAAGCCACAGCTAAGTCCATTGGTGAATCAATCTCCTCAGGATCCTAATTTAGGAAATACTTATAGCTATACCCCGTTGAGCCAGTTGACCAACAGTTATCTTAACAAACCAACATTATCTCCAAGGCTTGGATTTACCATTGATGTTACAGAAGACAGATCTGTGGTATTAAGAGGAGGTTCAGGTATTTTTGTAGGAAGAATTCCGTTTGCGTGGTTAGGATATGCTTATTATAATGATGGAGTTGGTTTTGGAAGTTATGATATCAATGGGCCAACAACATCACAGATTGCACAGTATGGGGATCCATTGGTAGGAACTAATCTTCCGAATTGGCAGAATCCAACCAAAGACCCAAAGGCATCTAAAGTACAGGTTGACCTTATTGATAACAATTTTAAAATGCCAAGAGTTTGGAGAAGTTCTCTGGCATTGGATTATACTGTTGCCGGATATAAATTGACTTTGGAAGGTATTTATACGAAAGTACTTTATGATCTGAAATTCCAGCAGGTGAATAAAACAGATAATGTAACGTATTACAGTTATGATGTGAATCATGAAATGCCAATTTACACAACCAATATCAATAGTAAGTTCTCTAATGCCTACCTTTTATCCAATACAAAGGAAGGATATCGTTACAACCTGACCGCTCAGATTTCAAAATCATATCATTTCGGATTTAATTTCTTTGCAGCCTATACGTATGGTGACGCGAAAGATATTACGAACGGTATCAGAAACTCAATGGAAAGTAACTGGCAGATGAATCAATCGCTGACACCCAATGATCCTAAACTGACAACTTCTAATTTTGCCATCAAAAACAGAATCGTAGCTAATCTTGGATATGCGTTTAATATTTCCAAATCCAATAAGTTATATACCAATGTATATTTTAATGCACAATCAGGAAATCCTTTTTCATGGGGATTTGTAAACAGTACGATTGCCAATACGGGACAAGCCGCAGGTCTTGCTTATATCTTTAAAGATGCTGCTGAAGCTGCAAAATATATTGTTCCTATAAAAGATGGATCAGGAAATATAGTGGTAAGTGCCCAGCAGCAGGTTGCTGATTATGAGAACTTCGTTAATAATAATGATTATCTGAAATCAAGAAGAGGAAAGTTTACGGAAAGGAATGGTGATACAACACCTTGGAATATTCAGGCAGATATCAGAATCATGGATGAGATCAGACTGAGTGAAAAATCTAAAAATACTATTCAGATCTCTTTAAGTATCATCAATTTCACAAACTTATTGAATAAGGATTGGGGTAAAGTGTACTTTGTACCAAATACATTCAATTCTACAGCAAGTGTAGGGCTTACCAAAGCTGGAAATATCGCATCAGGGCAGCCATCAGCCGGAGACCCTACTTATAACTTCAAAACACCGGGCCCTGCTTATACCATCGATCAGTTTGCTTCAAGGTTTCAAGCTCAGCTGGGGGTGAGATATAATTTTTAA
- a CDS encoding ribonucleoside-diphosphate reductase subunit alpha translates to MEEQNSNIWWLNEESEQMLNRGYLLKGETVDGAIDRITTAAAKRLYKPELQPAFKEMITKGWISFSSPVWANMGTERGLPISCFNAHIPDSIEGITHKMGEVIMQTKIGGGTSGYFGELRNRGTAVTDNGKSSGAVSFMKLFDTAMDVVSQGGVRRGAFAAYLDIDHGDIEEFLSIKDIGSPIQNLFTGVCVPDYWMQDMIDGDMEKRKVWARVLESRQQKGLPYIFFTDNVNRNKPQVYKDLGMTVNASNLCSEIMLPSTMEESFICCLSSMNLELYDEWKDTDAVKLAVYFLDAVLSEFIDKTEGNYYLQGARNFAMRHRALGLGVLGYHSYLQKNMIPFESFEATQFNARAFRHIKEQAEQASRELANIYGEPDVLKGYGLRNTTTMAIAPTTSSSAILGQTSPGIEPFSSNYYKAGLAKGNFMRKNKYLAKLLKEKGLDNEETWRTIMLNHGSVQHLNELTPEEKAVFKTFKEISPMEIISQAAQRQQYIDQAQSLNLQIPSTMPVKDVNYLYIEAWKKGVKTLYYQRSSSVSKEMMVNFVSCSSCEA, encoded by the coding sequence ATGGAAGAGCAAAATTCAAATATATGGTGGCTCAATGAAGAGTCTGAGCAGATGCTGAACAGAGGATATCTGTTGAAAGGTGAAACGGTAGACGGAGCTATCGACAGAATTACTACTGCTGCTGCGAAAAGGTTATACAAACCAGAACTTCAGCCAGCTTTCAAAGAAATGATCACAAAAGGATGGATCAGTTTCTCTTCTCCTGTATGGGCTAATATGGGAACAGAGAGAGGTCTTCCTATCTCTTGTTTCAACGCTCACATTCCGGACAGCATTGAAGGAATTACTCATAAGATGGGTGAGGTGATCATGCAGACAAAAATCGGAGGAGGAACTTCAGGATATTTTGGAGAACTTAGAAACAGAGGTACCGCTGTAACAGATAACGGAAAATCTTCCGGAGCAGTTTCTTTCATGAAGCTTTTTGACACTGCAATGGATGTTGTTTCTCAGGGAGGGGTAAGAAGAGGAGCTTTTGCTGCTTACTTAGATATTGACCACGGAGATATTGAAGAATTTTTATCTATTAAAGATATCGGCAGCCCGATTCAAAACCTGTTCACCGGAGTATGTGTTCCGGATTACTGGATGCAGGATATGATTGATGGTGATATGGAGAAACGTAAAGTTTGGGCAAGAGTATTGGAAAGCCGCCAGCAAAAAGGCCTTCCTTACATTTTCTTTACCGATAACGTAAACAGAAACAAACCACAGGTATATAAAGACCTTGGAATGACGGTAAACGCAAGTAACCTTTGTTCTGAAATCATGCTTCCTTCTACCATGGAAGAGTCATTTATCTGCTGTCTGTCTTCCATGAACCTTGAACTGTATGATGAGTGGAAAGATACGGATGCTGTTAAATTAGCCGTTTACTTCCTGGATGCTGTATTATCTGAATTTATCGACAAGACTGAAGGAAACTACTACTTACAAGGGGCAAGAAACTTTGCAATGCGTCACAGAGCTCTTGGATTAGGAGTTCTAGGATACCATTCTTACTTACAGAAAAACATGATTCCATTTGAAAGCTTTGAGGCGACTCAGTTCAATGCAAGAGCATTCAGACATATCAAAGAACAGGCTGAGCAGGCTTCAAGAGAATTGGCTAACATCTACGGTGAACCAGATGTACTGAAAGGATATGGATTAAGAAATACCACTACCATGGCTATTGCTCCTACCACTTCAAGTTCTGCGATCTTAGGACAGACTTCTCCTGGAATTGAGCCTTTCTCTTCTAACTATTATAAAGCAGGTCTTGCTAAAGGAAACTTTATGCGTAAGAATAAATACCTGGCAAAACTATTAAAAGAAAAAGGATTAGATAACGAGGAAACATGGAGAACGATCATGTTGAATCACGGTTCTGTACAACATCTGAATGAACTTACTCCTGAAGAAAAGGCAGTATTCAAAACATTCAAAGAAATCTCTCCAATGGAGATTATTTCTCAGGCTGCACAAAGACAGCAATACATTGACCAGGCACAGTCTCTGAACCTTCAGATCCCATCTACAATGCCTGTAAAAGATGTAAACTATTTATATATTGAAGCTTGGAAAAAAGGAGTAAAAACTCTTTACTACCAAAGAAGTTCTTCTGTTTCAAAAGAAATGATGGTGAACTTTGTATCTTGTTCAAGCTGCGAAGCATAA
- a CDS encoding ribonucleotide-diphosphate reductase subunit beta codes for MGIFDKRVSYKPFEYPEVLQFVEAINKSFWVHSEVDFTADVQDFHSQLEPHEKHAVKNALLAIAQIEVSVKTFWGNLYNHLPKPEFNGLGSTFAECEFRHSEAYSRLLEVLGYNDEFLNVIEIPAVKGRIEFLGNALKHANSATPKEYVSALLLFSILVENVSLFSQFAIILSFTRFKGFMKNVSNIIAWTSVDEQIHANAGIYLINKIREEQPDLLTDSDIEDIYTLVDESIAREGDILSWIFELGEIDNVSKEDLLNFMKYRVDDSLKKINMKTRYNITPEQYRPMVWFEEEVFANSLDDFFAKRPVDYTKHDKSITANDLF; via the coding sequence ATGGGAATTTTTGATAAGAGAGTAAGCTATAAGCCATTTGAATACCCTGAAGTTCTACAATTTGTAGAAGCCATCAACAAATCGTTCTGGGTACATTCGGAAGTGGACTTTACTGCAGATGTACAAGATTTTCATTCGCAGTTGGAACCACATGAAAAGCATGCTGTGAAAAATGCGCTATTAGCCATTGCACAGATCGAGGTGTCTGTAAAGACATTCTGGGGGAATTTATACAACCACCTTCCGAAACCGGAGTTCAATGGATTAGGATCTACTTTCGCAGAATGTGAGTTCCGTCATTCCGAAGCATATTCCCGTTTATTAGAAGTATTAGGATATAATGACGAATTCCTTAATGTAATTGAAATTCCTGCTGTAAAGGGTAGAATTGAGTTCCTTGGAAATGCTTTAAAACATGCCAACTCTGCTACTCCTAAAGAATATGTTTCAGCATTATTGTTATTCAGTATCCTGGTAGAAAACGTTTCTCTTTTCTCTCAATTTGCCATCATCCTTTCTTTCACAAGATTCAAAGGCTTCATGAAAAATGTTTCCAACATTATTGCATGGACTTCTGTAGATGAGCAAATTCACGCTAATGCAGGAATCTATCTGATCAACAAAATCCGTGAAGAACAACCAGATCTATTGACAGACAGCGATATTGAAGATATCTATACCCTTGTAGATGAATCTATCGCAAGAGAAGGAGACATCCTAAGCTGGATCTTTGAATTAGGAGAAATTGATAACGTATCTAAAGAAGATCTATTAAACTTCATGAAGTACCGTGTAGATGACAGCTTGAAGAAAATCAACATGAAGACAAGATACAACATCACTCCGGAGCAATACAGACCAATGGTTTGGTTCGAAGAAGAAGTTTTCGCCAATTCACTGGATGATTTCTTTGCAAAAAGACCTGTGGATTACACGAAACACGATAAGAGTATTACAGCAAACGACTTGTTCTAA
- a CDS encoding ABC transporter ATP-binding protein: MLVIQDLHKSYDTGKSKLHVLKGINLNISEGEFVSIMGSSGSGKSTLLNIIGILDEKDSGTYELDGVPIEHLSEVKAAEYRSKFLGFIFQSFNLISYKTALENVALPLYYQNVPRKERNQKALEYLEKVGLTQWANHLPNELSGGQKQRVAIARALITNPKVVLADEPTGALDSKTTHDIMKLLQDINNEGKTIIVVTHEPDVAAQTKRNVVLKDGIIESDEFIKQIVL, translated from the coding sequence ATGTTAGTAATTCAGGATTTACACAAGTCATACGATACAGGAAAAAGCAAGCTTCATGTTTTGAAGGGGATTAATCTGAATATTTCAGAGGGAGAGTTTGTTTCCATTATGGGAAGTTCTGGTTCCGGAAAATCTACTCTTTTGAATATCATTGGTATTCTGGATGAAAAAGATTCAGGAACTTATGAGCTGGATGGTGTTCCTATCGAGCATTTGTCTGAGGTAAAAGCTGCGGAATACAGAAGTAAATTTTTAGGATTTATTTTCCAGTCTTTTAATCTTATCAGTTATAAAACAGCTCTTGAAAATGTAGCTCTTCCATTATATTATCAAAATGTACCGAGAAAAGAACGGAATCAAAAGGCATTAGAATACCTGGAGAAAGTAGGCCTTACCCAATGGGCCAATCACCTTCCTAATGAACTTTCAGGAGGACAGAAACAAAGAGTTGCCATTGCAAGGGCTCTTATTACAAATCCAAAAGTCGTATTGGCGGATGAACCTACCGGAGCTTTGGATTCAAAAACCACCCATGATATTATGAAACTTCTTCAGGATATTAACAATGAAGGGAAAACAATCATTGTGGTGACCCACGAACCGGATGTAGCGGCACAGACAAAAAGAAATGTAGTGCTGAAGGATGGGATTATTGAAAGTGATGAGTTTATTAAACAGATTGTGCTTTAA